A window of bacterium contains these coding sequences:
- a CDS encoding DUF2283 domain-containing protein, with protein MKIKYYSDTDSLYIDLSEKAGADSLEIAPGVVVDFDSDGKIVGIDIDNASKVAELTKLETTAIPI; from the coding sequence ATGAAGATTAAGTACTACTCGGATACCGATTCTTTGTACATCGACCTCTCGGAGAAGGCCGGGGCGGATTCGCTCGAAATAGCGCCCGGAGTGGTCGTGGACTTCGACAGCGACGGGAAGATTGTCGGGATTGACATAGACAACGCAAGCAAGGTGGCCGAGCTGACGAAGCTCGAAACGACCGCGATTCCGATTTAG
- a CDS encoding NTP transferase domain-containing protein, with amino-acid sequence MRPYYNYPVDIRSLKIIFTCGGRLAPPLASRAPGGVKALLPVGGRSLLEHAIRAASVFSGLQVSGAAVVGPPKTASAMDAIRISVSPPFEIRFAAEGETVLDNMHAGAAALADMTGDRLLIISPDLPFVSGDALLRFAAAVPEGADLAMPLVRREDFLDEFPGAPNKFVRLVEGEVTLGSVLYIKGDVLRKNTALFQDAHNARKNPAKIAGMLGAMFVMKLLAGRLSLSEIERRIGQLTDAKVSAVFPSAAALAYDVDDEANLRYAEERIAKR; translated from the coding sequence GTGCGCCCCTACTATAATTATCCCGTGGACATCCGTTCGCTCAAGATCATCTTCACCTGCGGCGGCAGGCTGGCCCCGCCGCTCGCGTCCCGCGCGCCCGGCGGCGTCAAGGCGCTGCTGCCCGTCGGCGGCCGCTCGCTGCTGGAGCACGCAATCCGCGCCGCGTCCGTATTCAGCGGCTTGCAAGTATCCGGCGCCGCGGTCGTCGGCCCGCCGAAAACTGCTTCCGCCATGGACGCGATCCGCATTTCCGTTTCGCCGCCGTTTGAAATCCGATTCGCGGCCGAAGGTGAGACGGTGCTTGACAACATGCACGCTGGCGCGGCGGCGCTTGCGGACATGACGGGCGATAGGCTTCTGATTATTTCGCCCGACCTGCCGTTCGTATCGGGCGATGCGCTGTTGCGGTTTGCGGCTGCGGTGCCGGAGGGCGCCGACCTTGCGATGCCGCTCGTGCGCCGGGAGGATTTTTTGGACGAATTTCCGGGCGCGCCGAACAAGTTCGTGCGGCTCGTGGAGGGCGAGGTGACGCTGGGCAGCGTGCTATATATTAAAGGCGATGTTTTGCGCAAAAACACCGCATTATTCCAGGATGCGCATAACGCGCGGAAGAATCCTGCCAAGATCGCGGGGATGCTTGGCGCGATGTTCGTGATGAAGCTTTTGGCGGGCCGCTTATCGCTGTCCGAAATCGAGCGCCGCATCGGCCAGCTCACGGACGCGAAGGTGAGCGCGGTGTTTCCGTCCGCCGCCGCGCTTGCGTACGACGTGGACGACGAGGCGAACCTGCGCTACGCGGAGGAGCGCATAGCCAAACGCTAA
- a CDS encoding pyridoxal phosphate-dependent aminotransferase produces MNTYFSAGAAQAAAGRADSGESYIDWARANIVGAKINLARSGLSPLTPEEFGLDISDLPVTVEDFAFLRRYEALVAERHGTSPDRVVASTGTSHANMLAAMAFVRPGDNVVVEMPTYEPLISLWRYFGVEVKRIARDYESGWKIDAAELERIADEKTKLLILTSPHNPSGATLSHEEIRALADIMARRGGVALVDEVYLDFWFDGRAPAGLLADNIITTSSLTKVYGLGTLRAGWALGNPQLISRMRRCIDYSVGNSSFPTLLIATRVFENFDRFTAHSKTRAEANRKLLLDWLATAPGIECFDPGAGIVYFPKITAPSLDSDGLFMHLRNKYDTTIVPGRFFDGMSKHFRLAIGAPEAETRQGLANLASALRDLTG; encoded by the coding sequence ATGAACACTTATTTCAGCGCGGGCGCGGCCCAGGCCGCGGCCGGACGCGCGGACTCAGGCGAGAGCTACATAGACTGGGCGCGCGCGAACATCGTCGGAGCGAAGATAAACCTTGCCCGCAGCGGGCTATCCCCGCTCACGCCGGAGGAATTCGGCCTCGACATCTCGGATCTGCCAGTCACCGTCGAGGATTTCGCGTTCCTGCGACGGTACGAGGCGCTAGTCGCGGAGCGGCACGGGACGTCGCCGGACCGCGTTGTCGCATCAACAGGAACGAGCCACGCGAACATGCTCGCGGCGATGGCGTTCGTCCGCCCCGGCGACAACGTAGTCGTCGAGATGCCGACCTACGAGCCTCTGATTTCGCTCTGGCGGTATTTCGGCGTCGAAGTGAAGCGAATAGCGCGCGATTACGAAAGCGGATGGAAAATTGACGCCGCGGAGCTAGAAAGAATCGCGGACGAAAAAACGAAGCTGTTGATCCTGACCAGCCCGCACAATCCAAGCGGTGCGACGTTGTCGCACGAGGAAATACGCGCGCTTGCGGATATTATGGCCCGCCGCGGCGGAGTAGCTCTAGTTGACGAGGTTTATCTCGACTTCTGGTTTGACGGCCGCGCGCCCGCGGGCCTGCTTGCAGACAACATAATCACGACAAGCTCGCTGACGAAGGTTTACGGGCTGGGCACGCTGCGCGCAGGATGGGCGCTTGGAAATCCGCAGCTTATTTCGCGTATGCGCCGGTGCATCGATTATTCAGTAGGCAATTCGAGTTTCCCGACGCTGCTTATTGCAACCCGCGTTTTCGAGAATTTTGACCGGTTCACTGCGCATTCCAAAACCCGCGCGGAAGCAAACCGGAAGCTATTGCTCGACTGGCTCGCAACTGCGCCGGGAATCGAGTGCTTCGATCCGGGCGCGGGCATCGTTTATTTCCCGAAAATTACAGCCCCCTCCCTGGACTCGGACGGGCTTTTTATGCATCTTCGCAATAAGTACGATACGACAATCGTCCCCGGCAGGTTTTTCGACGGAATGTCGAAACATTTTCGATTGGCCATCGGCGCGCCGGAAGCCGAGACGCGGCAGGGGCTCGCCAATCTCGCCAGCGCGTTGCGCGATCTGACCGGTTAG
- a CDS encoding cysteine--tRNA ligase, whose product MALQIFNTLTRRKEEFIPRTRNFVRIYTCGLTVYDYMHIGHARTYIFWDVFRRYLYFRGYEMISVLNYTDIEDRIITRANERGIDFRELTDEFIEAFDEDCDALGIIPYTVQCRATDYIPEMIEMVRALVEKGYAYEIDGDVYFDVHKFPGYGSLSGHNVEDLEAGARVEVDERKRHPADFALWKAAKPGEPTWDSPWGPGRPGWHIECSVMSSHFLGPRMDIHGGAVDNMFPHHENEIAQSEAYFDLAGTKERWCNYFMHPEHLLVDDVKMSKSLGNFITARALLAEHDARVIRLAFTLNHYRTQMSISTEGLTSAASALSRIDNFVRIGYGRLKALEESKTEADENAPLAELAAGLHDKFVQAMDDDLNCPAALGAIFDFIKSANQRGWESCDNPADIFLSLAVIDELLGVLGIGSAADSGDKAVGGEIVGGLMNLVLEIRKKARASRDFATSDAIRDGLSALGITIEDTADGARWRYSPESS is encoded by the coding sequence TTGGCACTGCAGATCTTCAACACGCTCACGCGCAGGAAGGAGGAATTCATCCCGCGCACCCGCAATTTCGTCCGCATATACACGTGCGGGCTGACGGTGTACGACTACATGCACATCGGCCACGCGCGCACGTACATATTTTGGGACGTGTTCCGGCGTTACCTTTATTTCCGCGGCTACGAAATGATCAGCGTGCTCAATTACACCGACATCGAGGACCGCATAATCACGCGGGCGAACGAGCGCGGGATCGACTTCCGCGAGCTGACCGACGAGTTCATCGAAGCGTTCGATGAGGACTGCGACGCTCTCGGCATAATTCCGTACACCGTGCAATGCCGCGCGACCGACTACATCCCGGAAATGATCGAAATGGTACGCGCGCTCGTGGAAAAGGGATACGCGTACGAGATCGACGGCGACGTTTATTTCGACGTTCACAAGTTTCCGGGCTACGGATCGCTTTCCGGGCATAACGTGGAGGATTTGGAGGCGGGCGCGCGGGTGGAGGTGGACGAGCGCAAACGTCATCCCGCCGATTTCGCGCTGTGGAAGGCGGCGAAGCCGGGCGAGCCGACGTGGGATTCGCCCTGGGGCCCCGGCCGCCCCGGATGGCACATCGAGTGCAGCGTGATGAGCAGCCATTTCCTCGGGCCGCGGATGGACATCCACGGCGGCGCGGTGGACAACATGTTCCCGCACCACGAAAACGAAATCGCACAGAGCGAGGCGTATTTCGATCTCGCCGGTACGAAGGAGCGCTGGTGCAATTATTTTATGCATCCGGAGCATCTTTTGGTTGACGATGTCAAAATGTCGAAATCGCTCGGCAATTTCATCACAGCGCGCGCTCTTCTTGCCGAGCATGACGCACGCGTTATCCGGCTCGCTTTCACGCTCAATCATTACCGCACGCAGATGAGCATCAGCACCGAGGGCCTTACCAGCGCCGCCAGCGCGCTTTCGCGCATAGACAATTTCGTGCGGATCGGCTACGGGCGGCTTAAGGCACTAGAGGAGTCAAAAACAGAGGCGGATGAGAATGCGCCGCTCGCGGAGCTGGCTGCCGGTTTGCACGATAAGTTCGTACAGGCGATGGACGACGATTTGAATTGCCCCGCGGCGCTGGGCGCAATTTTCGATTTCATCAAGTCGGCCAACCAGCGCGGCTGGGAAAGCTGCGACAATCCGGCAGACATTTTCCTTTCGCTCGCAGTCATTGATGAGCTACTGGGCGTCCTGGGGATTGGCTCGGCGGCTGATTCCGGCGACAAGGCCGTCGGGGGAGAGATTGTCGGCGGTTTGATGAATCTGGTACTCGAAATCCGCAAAAAGGCCCGCGCCAGCCGGGATTTCGCCACATCGGACGCAATCCGAGACGGGCTTTCCGCGCTCGGAATCACAATCGAGGACACGGCGGACGGCGCAAGGTGGCGGTACAGTCCGGAAAGTAGTTAA
- a CDS encoding STAS domain-containing protein gives MIVFEEHGDILVITLMGEMTISRISLIKDKLDAFKVERFNKIVVNLEKLTFIDSSGLGTLVLLIKQVKNNFGTVVLCSPQVQVMKLIEMVKINKYVEIKENLDEALKYLQGI, from the coding sequence ATGATTGTTTTCGAGGAACACGGAGACATTCTGGTCATCACGCTCATGGGCGAGATGACGATTTCGCGCATATCGCTCATCAAGGACAAGCTGGACGCGTTCAAGGTGGAGCGCTTCAACAAAATCGTTGTCAACCTCGAAAAGCTGACGTTTATAGACAGCTCCGGCCTGGGCACGCTCGTATTGCTTATAAAGCAGGTCAAAAACAACTTCGGCACCGTCGTGCTCTGCTCGCCCCAGGTGCAGGTGATGAAGCTCATCGAGATGGTGAAGATAAACAAATACGTCGAGATAAAGGAAAACCTCGACGAAGCGCTGAAGTATCTGCAGGGGATTTAA